The genomic segment TTTCGACAGCGTCGAGCACATTATGCGCGACGTCAATCACGGCTGGCTGATCCGCTATTTGCACATGAATGGCGGGTCCTTTTTCTTTATTGCCGTGTATATCCATATTTTCCGGGGGATGTATTATGGGTCTTATAAAAACCCGCGGGAATTGCTCTGGATTTTAGGGGTCGTTATTTTCCTGCTGATGATGGCCACCGCCTTTATGGGCTATGTGTTGCCGTGGGGGCAGATGAGCTTCTGGGGCGCGACGGTGATTACCAATTTGTTTTCCGCGATCCCGCTGGTCGGGGATGATATTGTGACGCTTCTGTGGGGCGGGTTTTCCGTGGACAATCCCACGCTGAACCGGTTCTTTGCGCTCCATTATCTTTTGCCTTTTGTGATTTTTGCCGTTGTGGCGCTGCATGTGTGGGCGCTGCATGTGACCGGGTCGGGCAATCCGCTGGGGATCGATCCCAAAGGACCGCAGGACACGGTGCCGTTTCACCCTTACTACACGATGAAAGACACGTTTGGCGTGCTGGTCTTTTTGATGGTCTATGTGGCTTTCAGCTTCTTTGCTCCGGATCAATTGGGGCATCCTGATAACTATATTCCGGCGAATCCTCTGGTGACGCCGCCGCATATCGTGCCGGAGTGGTATTTCCTGCCTTTTTACGCGATTTTGCGGGCGGTGACTTTTGATATCGGTATTCCCTTTACGGATATTGTGATTATTCCGGCGAAGCTCGGCGGGGTGCTGGCCATGTTTGGCGCGATCGCCCTTCTTTTGCTTCTTCCTTTCATTGATAAACACCCGGTGCGCAGTGCGCGCTTTCGGCCCTGGTTCCGTGCGGCTTTGATCGGTCTGGTCGTTGCGACGTTTATGCTGGGCAAGGCGGGCGGAAATCCGCCGGAAGGTATTTGGGTTCTTATCGGACAGGTTGGAACGCTCTATTATTTCGGGTTTTTCCTTGTTATTCTGCCTCTCCTGAATAAGTTTGAGCCTGTCCGGACACTGCCGTCGAGTATTCACGAAGCGGTTCTGGCTAAAAATAAACCTGCAGCGGAAGGGGAATAAGGGATGCCCAGAAGATTTTTGATTTTGTCTGCCGCTCTTTTGTTTGCCGTGATGCCTGTTCCGGTTCAGGCGTCCGGGGGGGAACATCCGCCGCAGATGAACTGGCGTTTTGACGGGCCTTTGGGCACCTATGATCGCGCGGCGTTGCAGCGCGGATTTCAGGTGTACCGGCAGGTTTGTTCGGCATGCCATTCCATGAAGCGTGTGGCGTACCGTAACCTGAGCGCGCTGGGCTATAGCGAGGAAGAGATAAAGGCGCTTGCTGCCGAGGATGTGGTGATGGACGGCCCGAACGACGAAGGGGAGATGTTTGAGCGTCCGGCCCTTCCCAGCGACAGGTTTGTGTCTCCTTTCCCGAATGACGAGGCTGCGAAGGCTGCAAATAACGGGGCGTTGCCGCCGGATCTGTCCTTGATTGTCAAGGCGCGCGCCAATGGCGCCAACCATGTTTTCGGCGTTCTGACAGGCTATGAAAAGCCGCCGGCCGATGAGGAACTGGGCGAAGGGCAATATTGGAACAAATATTTCCCGGGGCATAAAATTTCGATGCCGCCGCCTCTGATGCGTGGCGCTGTTGATTATGAAGACGGCACGGCCGGAAGCGTGGAGCAGTATGCGAAAGATGTTTCTCATTTTCTAACCTGGGCTTCGGCCCCGGAAATGGAAGACCGCGAACGCACCGGGATTAAAGCGATTCTCTTCCTGCTTTTGTTTGCCGGCGTGATGTATGCGGTGAAAAAGAAAATATGGGCGGAGCTGCATTAGGAGGATTTCATGAAAAAAGAACTGCGCGCACTTTTACTGAAATCCAAATTCTATCGTTTTGCGGCGCTTGTTTTCGCCGTGTGCGGCGTGGCTGTTTTCGCTTTCATGTATTATCACACGACGAATGAGGACGCGCTCGCCGTTTTGAAGAACCCGTATATTGTCCTGATACTTGTGATTCCTTTTTTGCCGGCGTTTGTCCTGTCCTGGCAGGCTGTTCGCTATGAAAAGAAACTGATTGCCTTGCTTGAATCCAAAAAAGAGACGTCGAAGGATGTTCGGGAAGGCGAGGGGGTTGAATCTCAAAAAAACGCGGCGTAAACCTGTCATATGAATGATTCGCAGAAAGATATTCTCGATTTCTGGTTTGAGAAGACCTCTCCGCAACAATGGTTCCAGATCAATCCGGAGTTTGATGCGTTGGTTGCGCAGCTTTTTTCGGAAAGATATGAAAAAGCGCGCGGCGGCGTTCTGGATGACTGGCGCCGCGACGCGGACGGGTGTCTGGCCTTGTGCCTTTTAATGGATCAGTTTCCGCGCAATATGTTTCGGGGGACGGCGCAGGCGTACGCCACGGATTCAAAGGCGCTTGTCATTGCCAAATACGCTGTTTCAAAGGGGTTCGACCAGGTTTTGCCTCTGGTAAAGCGCCGTTTTCTCTATCTTCCCTACGAACACAGCGAGGTTTTGAACGATCAGAGATGCTGCGTTGAATTTTTTGAAAAAACGAAAAAAGAAGATCCTTTAAGCTATGACTATGCTCTGCGTCATTTTCAGGTTATCGACGCGTATGGACGTTTTCCGCACAGGAACGGAATTTTGGGGAGGATGAATACCCCTGAAGAGGAAGAGTACCTTGCGCGTCCCGGCTCCGGGTTCTAGTATCTGATATAACCTCAGGAGATCTGCCATTACACCGAGTGTTGTCCTTGTAAATATTGTTGCCGGCGTTTGCCTTCTGTTGTGGGGGGTGACGCTTTTGCGTCTGGGCGTGACGCGCGGGTTTGGCGCGGAGCTGCGCGGTATTTTGGCGGTGAGCACGTCCAACCGCATCAAGGCGTTCTTTTCCGGCATGCTGATGACGGTTTTCCTGCAAAGTTCGACGGCGGCCGTCCTGATAGTGGCTTCTTTTGCGGGGCAGGGGATGATTACGGCGGGCGCGGGGATTGCCGTTGTGTTGGGCGCGGATGTCGGCACGACCCTTGTGGCGCAGTTTCTTTCGCTGGATATGGGGCTGCTGGTGCCTGTCTGCATGGCGGGCGGTTATGTCCTGTTTTCCATTGAACATGGCGGGCGCATCAAGAATGTCGGCCGGATGCTGGTGGGACTGGCTTTGATGCTCCTTGCGCTGGGCTGGATCAGGGAAACGGCGGAACCCCTGAAAGAAGCCGAGATTCTGCCCATGATTCTTCAATCCCTGGACAAAGACCCGTTTTTTGCCATTCTTGTAACAGTGCTTTTGACATGGCTGGCGCATTCCTCTTTGGCGATTGTCCTGCTTCTCATGTCTTTCGCGGCCAGCGGTGTTTTGCCGCCGATGCTCGCCCTTTATATGGTTTTGGGCGCCAATCTGGGGGGAACCATTCCGCCTTTGATTGCCACCTTGCGGGATGATCCCGACGCTATGCGTATTCCTCTGGGAAATATGCTGGTGCGGATTATCGGCGTTTTGGCTGTTGTTCCCTTTATCCATATCCTGCAGCCGCATGTCGGCGCTTTTTCCGCCGATGCCGGGCGTCAGATCGTCAATTTCCATACGGGATTTAACATTGCGCTGGCGCTTGTTTTTCTGCCGGTGACGGGCTGGATCAATACGCTGCTTGAAAAAGCTTTGCCCGAGAGGGTGAAGCCGAAGGATCCGGGGCGGCCGCTTTATCTGGACGACAAAAATCTCGATACGCCGTCTGTGGCGCTGGCTGCGGCGACAAGGGAAACCTTGCGTATGGGAGACATGGTTGAGGAAATGCTCAAGGATACGATCCAGGTTCTTCAGACCAATGACAAAACGCTTATGAATAAAGTCAAAAAAGAAGACGATGCGGTTGATAGCCTTTATACCGCGATCAAAAACTATATGGCCCGCCTGACGGAAGAATTTATGGGGCCGAAAGAAGCGGAGCGGTACGTCCAGATTTTAATGTTTGCGACAAATCTGGAGCATACGGGAGACGTCATTGATAAAAACCTGATGGTGCTGGCCAAAAAGAAAATAGAGCGTCAGTTGCACTTCTCCGAAGAGGGGATGAAAGAAATCGGAAAGATTCACGATTTTGTGATGGAGAGCGTGCAATTGGCCCAGTCTGTTTTTGTTTCGGGAGACGTCGATATGGCGCGCCGGTTGCTCAAGGACAAGGAATTGATCCGCAAGGCCGAAATTGACGGGATGGCGACCCATATCGACCGTCTGCGCGACGGTGTGCCGGAAACCCTGGCTACGAGCAGCCTGCATCTGGATATCATTCGGGATTACCGGCGCATCAACACCTATATGTGCACCGTGGCTTATCCTATTCTGGAAGGAAAGGGGCAGATCAGGTCTTCGCGTCTTCGGCCCGAAAAGGAACGCGGGGAGGGAGGAGAATAAAAAAATGACGGCATATAGCGAAATTTTGCAGGCGAACGGTCTGTCTTCCCTGTCCAAAGGGGATTTGCCGGTTTATTCGCCCATTGACGGGGATTTGCTGGGGCGCTTGCCGCAAGACAAGCCTCAAACGGCGGGCAGGGCTGTGCAAAAATCGCAGAAGGCTTTTCAGGCGTGGCGCGCGGTGCCGCCGCCCGTTCGGGGCGAACTGGTCCGGTTGCTGGGCGAAGAATTGCGCGCGGCGAAGGAGGATCTCGGGGCGCTGGTTACAATCGAAAGCGGGAAAATTCTTTCCGAAGGGCTCGGGGAAGTGCAGGAGATGATTGATATCTGCGATTTTGCAACGGGGCTTTCCCGCCAGCTTTACGGGCTGACGATCGCTTCGGAGCGGCCCGGGCATCATATGCGCGAGATGTGGCATCCGCTCGGGCCTGTCGGGGTGATTTCGGCCTTCAATTTTCCGGTGGCGGTCTGGTGCTGGAATGCGGCGCTGGCGTTTGTGTGCGGCGATCCTGTGATCTGGAAGCCTTCTGAAAAAACGCCGCTCAGCGCTTTGGCCTGCGAGAAAATTTTTCAAAAGGCTGCGGCACGTTTTCGCGGCAACGGGCATGAATGTCCGGATCACCTGCTGCAGCTTTTGATCGGGGGGCGGGATGTCGGTGAGGCGCTGGTCGATCATAAAGATGTGGCGCTCATAAGCGCGACAGGTTCTACCCGCATGGGTCAGGCGGTTGCGTCCGGCGTGGCGGCGCGGTTTGGAAAATCCCTGCTGGAGCTTGGCGGGAACAATGCCATGATTGTGGCGCCTTCGGCGGATCTGGATATGGCGGTGCGGGCGATCCTCTTCGGGGCGGCGGGGACGGCGGGGCAGCGCTGCACGACGTTGCGACGCCTGATTGTCCATAAAAGCGTGAAAGCGCGCCTTTTGAAATCCCTGAAAAAAGCTTACGGGTCCGTGCGTGTCGGCAATCCGCTGGAGTCCAAAACGCTTGTCGGCCCTTTGATTGACAAGGATTCTTTCACGGGGATGCAATCCGCCCTGAAAAAAGCGCAGGCCCAGGGCGGGAAGGTTCTGATCGGAGGGGACCGCGTGTCCGTGAAGGAGGCTGCGAAGGGGTATTATGTCCGTCCGGCGCTGGTCGATATGCCCTCCCAGTCCGCCGTTGTCACGCAGGAAACCTTTGCGCCTATCCTGTATGTGATGAGTTATACGGATTTTAGCGACGCGCTGGATATCCAGAACGGCGTTCCGCAAGGGCTGTCTTCGTGCATTTTCACAAACGACATGCGTGAGGCGGAAACGTTTCTCTCGGCCACAGGCAGCGATTGCGGCCTGGCCAACGTGAATATCGGGCCGAGCGGCGCGGAAATCGGAGGCGCTTTCGGCGGGGAGAAGGAAACGGGCGGCGGACGAGAAAGCGGATCGGATTCGTGGAAAGTCTACATGCGCCGCCAGACCCAGACGGTGAATTATTCCAGCGATGTGCCTCTGGCGCAGGGTGTTGTCTTCGATCTGTAGTCCTGTTTCGATTTGCTAAAAATGCGTCTTCTTTTAACGGATTCTTCACAGGGGCTGTGAGAGAATGAATATTGTTCTCAAGGACGGTTTATTTGGCCGCAAAAATTCGAAAGAAATTCCGAAGACATCCAACATATTGGAAAAAAAGAAAATTAAATTCTATTTAGACTTTTCTAATTTTAGAAATTTTATTTCTGATAGGATAGAGTTTGCGCAATTTAGCCTTCTTGATGTAACATAAACATTCAGTCCCCTCCAACGAAAGGAAGCTTATCCATGCAATCTGAAGCTCTGGTATCGCAGCAGCCCGCGCGGGTGGAAGCCTTGCGCGCAAGACATGCCCGCTTGTCGCAAAAAATTGAAGCCAGCCAAAGCAGCTTATCGACCGACGATTCGTACTTAAAGGATTTGAAAAGGCAAAAGCTTCGCCTGAAAGAAGAAATTGAAGGAATTCGGGAAACCTCCTGATTTTCCGGCTAAAAAAGGAATCTATAAAAAAACGCAGCGCTGAAAACCGGCGCTGCGTTTTGCGTTTCACCAAACCGTCATCCCCGACAAACGAGGCAATGCCGAGTGCCGTTCGGGGATCTAGCACAATATGTGAGCCGCTTTGCGGCTCTCTTTTTCTGGACCTCCGCCGTATGATCCCCGCTTGCGCGGGGACGCGGGGGTGACAGAGGCCGTTTTACTCCTCGCTGCTTGCTGTGCCGCTGCCGCTTACGAAATTTGAGAAGTCAAAGCCGCCGAAAGGATCTTTTTCGGTTGGATCGGCAGGCTTGCTCTCTTCTTCCATCTGGCGCTGGCGCTGTGCCTTGACGGCTTCCGGGTCTTTTCCCTGCGCTTTTAAGCCCTTATCGGACGCTTTTTCGATTTCCTGATAGCTGCAAAGTCCCAGTTCCACCGGATGACGCGGGCGAATATTGGAGCTGTTCGGGTGCGTGCGTTCCCGCACGGCCGCAATGGTTGGCTTTGTCGTCCCGACCAGTTTTGTAATCTGGGCGTCTGAAATTTCAGGATGATTTTTAATAATCCACGCAATCGCGTCCGGCTTGTCCCCGCGTTTGGAAACGGGCGTATATTTGGGGCCTTTTGCCCGTGTTTTTACGACCGGCATGTCTGAACGGGATTTTTTGACTTTCATGAAATAGGCCGGGTCAGCCTGCGCTTTTTCAAGCTCTTCAGGGTCCAGTTCGTCATTTATGATGGGGTCGCGTCCTACAATTCCCAATCCGACATCCTCATCGGCCAAAGCCTGCACTTCAATGGCGTGAAGCCCTGAAAAATCGGCGATTTGTTCAAAGGTGAGGGCTGTATTGTCAATCAGCCATGTCGCCGTTGCTTTCGGCAATAAAAGTTCCGGCGCTTCCTGTGGTTTACTCATATCTTTTCTCCTTTTGGCATGGTTTTCCATGCGAACATAGCTTCATGCGGTCGATCCGGCCCCGCCCGAATCAACTGTTTTGACACCAAAACATCCTTTATCAGATGTTTAAAATGTTTGGGGAATGCGCAGCATCATAGTCTTTTTGGTATAGAATGCAAGTTTTTCCCGTATTTTTTCGCCGGGATAGGGTAAAAAGACGAGTCTGAAAGGAGAGATAGAATGTTCGATGACGATCTGGAACCGCAAAAAAAAGCCGCCGTTCTTAAAAATCTGGATTCCATGTCTGTGGAGGAGCTGAAAAACTACATCACGGAGATGGAGGCTGAAATTCTGCGCGTCAAAGAAGAGATAGAAAAAAAGAAAAAAGTGCTTGAAGCGGCGGGGTCTGTTTTTAACACTTAACGCTGGCCTCCTAAAAATTATATAGAAGGTTCCTTGTGATTTTTTTTGGGTTGGTCTAATCTGCCGGAACGTTTTTATGAGGCAGTGAAGGGAGCCAGGGCCATGGATGAAATAGAAAAGAGACTCCGCCAGAGCGCAGATACATGTATCGAGACGTACAAAGCTTGGCGCAAAAACGAAAAGGACGGTAAAGCGAGAGAAGCCCTTCAGGACTCCGTCCACGAACTGCGCAAAGTGACCTCCCGCGTCGAGATTGAAATGGCCGTGAGCGAACGGGGCGAAATGTCTGAAAAACCGCTTCCTATCCCGCCCCATCGTTCCGCCCATAAAGCCAAGGCCACTGCCAACGGTAACGGCAACGGCAACGGGAATGTAAAAGCTCCGGCAGGGCGCACGCGGAAGGTTTCTTTAAAGCAGGAAGACGAGCAGGAAGATTAAAAAGAATCGCGAAGGCGCCTGAGCTGCGCAAAAGCGGCCGCTTTACCGCTGCGCAGGAAGACATTCGTCTTTTTTTCGGTTTCGAGGGTCGCCGGAATGGTGGGCTTTCCGTTTGCGCGCAGTTTCCTGACCGCATTCATTCTTTTGATCAGGTCCGGATTGTTTGGCTCGATCGCCAGACAAAAATTTCCGTTTTTTTCCGTATATTCGTGAGCGCAGTAAATCTGCGTGTGGTCCGGCAGGGCCGCAATTTTCTGCAGAGACGCCCACATTTCTTCCGGGGTGCCTTCGAACAGCCGTCCGCAGCCCATGGAAAAAAGCGTGTCGCCGCAAAAAAGGGCGCCGTTTTTGGACGCGTAAAAACAGACATGTCCTGTTGTATGTCCGGGGGTTTCGAGAACGGAGATTTGTTCGTCGCCCAGCGTGAGCGTGTCGCCGTCTGAAATGCCGATATCGATATCGGGAATGCGTTTTTGTTCCCGTTTCGGCGCAACAACCTTCGCGCCGTATTTTTTCTGGAAATATTTGTTGCCGGCAATGTGATCGGCATGGTGGTGCGTATTGAGAATAAAGGAAGGGCGAAGGTTTCGCTCTTCCAGTATGTATTCGATAGGGGCCGGCTCCCCGGGGTCTACAATGGCGACTTCCCCGCCGGCCTCAAGGAGATAGCTGTAATTGTCATTCAGGATGGGAACGAGTGTGATCTTCATGGTTTTTCCGTATTTAATGCCTCTGCCAGACTATGCTGTGCGCTGCCGCGGGGCAAGGGCTTTTGCTGGCTTTCGTGCGGCGCCCAGCCTGTCAGGAACAGAATTTCAAAAGAGGCGGGGATGCGCCCGTCTTTTTCTGAAAATTTCCGGACGTAAATGTCGTTGGCGGCGTCAAGGAGATTTCGGCTTGTAAAATGTTTGGGGCGGGCGCTCATGGCGCAGCTTTCTCCCATGCCGCGTAACTCTTTCATCAGGTCGAGCGGATGGGC from the Rhodospirillales bacterium genome contains:
- a CDS encoding aldehyde dehydrogenase family protein, which codes for MTAYSEILQANGLSSLSKGDLPVYSPIDGDLLGRLPQDKPQTAGRAVQKSQKAFQAWRAVPPPVRGELVRLLGEELRAAKEDLGALVTIESGKILSEGLGEVQEMIDICDFATGLSRQLYGLTIASERPGHHMREMWHPLGPVGVISAFNFPVAVWCWNAALAFVCGDPVIWKPSEKTPLSALACEKIFQKAAARFRGNGHECPDHLLQLLIGGRDVGEALVDHKDVALISATGSTRMGQAVASGVAARFGKSLLELGGNNAMIVAPSADLDMAVRAILFGAAGTAGQRCTTLRRLIVHKSVKARLLKSLKKAYGSVRVGNPLESKTLVGPLIDKDSFTGMQSALKKAQAQGGKVLIGGDRVSVKEAAKGYYVRPALVDMPSQSAVVTQETFAPILYVMSYTDFSDALDIQNGVPQGLSSCIFTNDMREAETFLSATGSDCGLANVNIGPSGAEIGGAFGGEKETGGGRESGSDSWKVYMRRQTQTVNYSSDVPLAQGVVFDL
- a CDS encoding DUF1192 domain-containing protein; protein product: MFDDDLEPQKKAAVLKNLDSMSVEELKNYITEMEAEILRVKEEIEKKKKVLEAAGSVFNT
- a CDS encoding DUF924 domain-containing protein — translated: MNDSQKDILDFWFEKTSPQQWFQINPEFDALVAQLFSERYEKARGGVLDDWRRDADGCLALCLLMDQFPRNMFRGTAQAYATDSKALVIAKYAVSKGFDQVLPLVKRRFLYLPYEHSEVLNDQRCCVEFFEKTKKEDPLSYDYALRHFQVIDAYGRFPHRNGILGRMNTPEEEEYLARPGSGF
- a CDS encoding YdcH family protein codes for the protein MQSEALVSQQPARVEALRARHARLSQKIEASQSSLSTDDSYLKDLKRQKLRLKEEIEGIRETS
- a CDS encoding Na/Pi cotransporter family protein, producing the protein MWGVTLLRLGVTRGFGAELRGILAVSTSNRIKAFFSGMLMTVFLQSSTAAVLIVASFAGQGMITAGAGIAVVLGADVGTTLVAQFLSLDMGLLVPVCMAGGYVLFSIEHGGRIKNVGRMLVGLALMLLALGWIRETAEPLKEAEILPMILQSLDKDPFFAILVTVLLTWLAHSSLAIVLLLMSFAASGVLPPMLALYMVLGANLGGTIPPLIATLRDDPDAMRIPLGNMLVRIIGVLAVVPFIHILQPHVGAFSADAGRQIVNFHTGFNIALALVFLPVTGWINTLLEKALPERVKPKDPGRPLYLDDKNLDTPSVALAAATRETLRMGDMVEEMLKDTIQVLQTNDKTLMNKVKKEDDAVDSLYTAIKNYMARLTEEFMGPKEAERYVQILMFATNLEHTGDVIDKNLMVLAKKKIERQLHFSEEGMKEIGKIHDFVMESVQLAQSVFVSGDVDMARRLLKDKELIRKAEIDGMATHIDRLRDGVPETLATSSLHLDIIRDYRRINTYMCTVAYPILEGKGQIRSSRLRPEKERGEGGE
- a CDS encoding DUF1013 domain-containing protein, coding for MSKPQEAPELLLPKATATWLIDNTALTFEQIADFSGLHAIEVQALADEDVGLGIVGRDPIINDELDPEELEKAQADPAYFMKVKKSRSDMPVVKTRAKGPKYTPVSKRGDKPDAIAWIIKNHPEISDAQITKLVGTTKPTIAAVRERTHPNSSNIRPRHPVELGLCSYQEIEKASDKGLKAQGKDPEAVKAQRQRQMEEESKPADPTEKDPFGGFDFSNFVSGSGTASSEE
- a CDS encoding cytochrome c1, which translates into the protein MPRRFLILSAALLFAVMPVPVQASGGEHPPQMNWRFDGPLGTYDRAALQRGFQVYRQVCSACHSMKRVAYRNLSALGYSEEEIKALAAEDVVMDGPNDEGEMFERPALPSDRFVSPFPNDEAAKAANNGALPPDLSLIVKARANGANHVFGVLTGYEKPPADEELGEGQYWNKYFPGHKISMPPPLMRGAVDYEDGTAGSVEQYAKDVSHFLTWASAPEMEDRERTGIKAILFLLLFAGVMYAVKKKIWAELH
- a CDS encoding cytochrome b/b6, translating into MSGGERTKFDNSVVEWIDSRLPVFTLMQKEYGVFPTPRNFNYFWNFGAIAMVMLVTMIITGITLAMHYTPHVDMAFDSVEHIMRDVNHGWLIRYLHMNGGSFFFIAVYIHIFRGMYYGSYKNPRELLWILGVVIFLLMMATAFMGYVLPWGQMSFWGATVITNLFSAIPLVGDDIVTLLWGGFSVDNPTLNRFFALHYLLPFVIFAVVALHVWALHVTGSGNPLGIDPKGPQDTVPFHPYYTMKDTFGVLVFLMVYVAFSFFAPDQLGHPDNYIPANPLVTPPHIVPEWYFLPFYAILRAVTFDIGIPFTDIVIIPAKLGGVLAMFGAIALLLLLPFIDKHPVRSARFRPWFRAALIGLVVATFMLGKAGGNPPEGIWVLIGQVGTLYYFGFFLVILPLLNKFEPVRTLPSSIHEAVLAKNKPAAEGE
- the gloB gene encoding hydroxyacylglutathione hydrolase, with translation MKITLVPILNDNYSYLLEAGGEVAIVDPGEPAPIEYILEERNLRPSFILNTHHHADHIAGNKYFQKKYGAKVVAPKREQKRIPDIDIGISDGDTLTLGDEQISVLETPGHTTGHVCFYASKNGALFCGDTLFSMGCGRLFEGTPEEMWASLQKIAALPDHTQIYCAHEYTEKNGNFCLAIEPNNPDLIKRMNAVRKLRANGKPTIPATLETEKKTNVFLRSGKAAAFAQLRRLRDSF